A region from the Pseudomonas sp. KU26590 genome encodes:
- the earP gene encoding elongation factor P maturation arginine rhamnosyltransferase EarP, translating to MKASWDIFCSVVDNFGDVGVTFRLARQLVAEHDLKVRLWIDDLNAFARLCPGADPLAQEQIRDGVTVCRWPKEWPKTWQPVELPDVVVEAFACRLPPDYIEAMLARDKRPLWFNLEYLSAEDWVSGCHGLPSIQSSGLRKYFFFPGFTQKTGGLLREAGLIEQRQAFQADPAARQSFLQRLNIAPHADARLMSLFAYEHAGLGSWLDCLAQADRRTHLLVPEGRILGDVQRWLGVDELKAGAVHGRDALTIQVLPFVRQEDYDLLLWCCEFNVVRGEDSFVRAQWAGRPLIWHIYEQDDDAHWAKLDAFMELYRVGLSEAARQALTEVWHSWNGGKDMTQGWNALDQHTDELAAHSERWCLEQALQEDLTTALVRFYQSWI from the coding sequence ATGAAAGCCTCTTGGGATATTTTCTGCAGCGTTGTCGATAATTTCGGCGACGTCGGCGTGACCTTTCGCCTGGCCCGACAACTGGTCGCCGAACACGACCTGAAGGTCCGCCTCTGGATCGATGATCTGAACGCCTTCGCCCGGCTGTGCCCGGGTGCCGATCCGCTGGCGCAAGAGCAAATACGCGATGGCGTGACCGTCTGTCGCTGGCCAAAGGAATGGCCCAAAACGTGGCAACCGGTCGAGCTGCCAGACGTCGTGGTCGAGGCCTTCGCCTGCCGCCTGCCTCCGGACTACATCGAGGCCATGCTCGCACGGGACAAGCGGCCGCTGTGGTTCAACCTCGAATACCTCAGCGCCGAGGACTGGGTCTCGGGTTGCCACGGCCTGCCGTCGATTCAGTCTTCGGGCCTGCGCAAGTATTTCTTCTTCCCCGGCTTTACCCAAAAGACCGGCGGGTTGTTGCGTGAAGCGGGCTTGATCGAACAGCGGCAGGCCTTTCAGGCGGATCCTGCCGCGCGGCAGTCCTTCCTCCAGCGCCTGAACATCGCGCCCCACGCCGATGCGCGGCTGATGTCGCTGTTCGCCTACGAACACGCCGGGCTCGGCAGCTGGCTCGATTGCCTGGCCCAGGCTGATCGCCGGACCCATTTGCTGGTGCCGGAAGGGCGCATTCTCGGCGACGTTCAGCGTTGGTTGGGCGTAGACGAATTGAAGGCGGGCGCCGTGCATGGGCGCGACGCCCTGACGATTCAGGTGTTGCCGTTCGTGCGTCAGGAAGACTACGACCTGTTGTTGTGGTGCTGTGAGTTCAACGTGGTGCGCGGCGAAGATTCGTTTGTCCGTGCGCAATGGGCGGGGCGGCCGCTGATCTGGCACATCTACGAGCAGGATGACGACGCCCACTGGGCCAAGCTCGATGCGTTTATGGAGTTGTATCGGGTCGGGTTGTCGGAGGCGGCGCGGCAGGCGCTGACCGAGGTCTGGCACAGCTGGAATGGCGGAAAAGACATGACTCAGGGCTGGAATGCGCTGGACCAGCACACCGATGAGCTGGCCGCCCACTCCGAGCGCTGGTGTCTGGAACAGGCCTTGCAGGAGGATCTGACGACTGCGCTGGTAAGGTTTTACCAAAGTTGGATATGA
- a CDS encoding GreA/GreB family elongation factor produces MNKQTVLQCIVEKLQVDLDVAARAAQTAYETATHEENIAENKYDTLGLEASYLAAGQARRVEEIRQSLNLCRHLVLKPFDDQRGIQTGDLIALQAGNGAGQLLFLGPDAAGLKVTADEQVITVITARSPLGQSLLGKLDGDEVEVVVNGSRQSFEITQIL; encoded by the coding sequence GTGAACAAGCAAACCGTCCTGCAGTGCATCGTCGAGAAGCTGCAGGTCGATCTCGACGTGGCCGCGCGGGCCGCGCAAACGGCGTACGAAACCGCGACCCACGAAGAGAACATCGCCGAGAACAAGTACGACACCCTTGGGCTTGAGGCGTCGTACCTGGCGGCGGGTCAGGCGCGGCGCGTGGAAGAAATCCGCCAGTCGCTGAACCTCTGCCGCCACCTCGTGCTAAAGCCCTTCGATGACCAGCGCGGCATTCAGACCGGCGATCTCATTGCGCTGCAGGCAGGCAACGGCGCAGGGCAGCTGCTGTTTCTCGGGCCAGACGCGGCGGGGCTGAAAGTCACGGCCGACGAGCAGGTGATTACGGTGATCACGGCGCGCTCGCCACTGGGTCAGAGCCTGCTTGGCAAGCTGGATGGCGATGAGGTGGAGGTGGTGGTGAACGGCAGCCGCCAATCGTTCGAAATCACGCAAATCCTGTGA
- the dkgB gene encoding 2,5-didehydrogluconate reductase DkgB: MTVPAFGLGTFRLKDHVVIDSVSNGLDLGYRVIDTAQIYGNEAEVGQAIEQSGVPRDELYITTKIWTDNFAADKLIPSLKESLAKLKTDHVDLTLIHWPSPKGQVPVAEFMGALLEAKQQGLTREIGISNFTVALMGEAIAAVGAENIATNQIELHPYLQNRTVAAFAQQHGIKITSYMTLAYGEVLKDPVIEQIAQRHNATPAQVTLAWAMQLGYAVIPSSTKRANLESNLKAVDLKLSEDDMAQIAQLDRGHRLTSPASLAPQWD; this comes from the coding sequence ATGACAGTTCCCGCATTTGGCCTCGGCACCTTCCGTTTGAAAGATCATGTCGTCATCGACTCGGTCAGCAACGGCCTGGACCTGGGCTATCGCGTCATCGACACCGCGCAGATCTACGGCAATGAAGCTGAAGTCGGCCAGGCCATCGAGCAGAGCGGCGTGCCCCGTGACGAGCTGTACATCACCACCAAGATCTGGACCGACAATTTCGCCGCCGACAAGCTGATCCCCAGCCTGAAGGAAAGCCTGGCCAAGCTGAAAACCGATCACGTCGACCTGACGCTGATCCACTGGCCCTCGCCAAAGGGCCAGGTGCCCGTCGCCGAGTTCATGGGCGCACTGCTGGAAGCCAAGCAGCAAGGCCTGACCCGCGAGATCGGCATTTCCAACTTCACTGTGGCGCTCATGGGAGAAGCCATCGCCGCGGTCGGTGCCGAGAACATCGCCACCAACCAGATCGAACTGCACCCGTACCTGCAAAACCGTACTGTGGCCGCTTTCGCTCAACAGCACGGGATCAAGATCACGTCCTACATGACCCTGGCCTACGGCGAAGTGCTGAAGGACCCGGTGATCGAGCAGATCGCCCAGCGCCACAATGCAACGCCTGCCCAAGTGACGCTGGCGTGGGCCATGCAGTTGGGTTACGCGGTGATTCCGTCGTCGACCAAACGCGCGAACCTGGAAAGCAACCTGAAAGCCGTCGATCTTAAGCTCAGCGAAGATGACATGGCACAGATTGCCCAACTGGACCGCGGCCATCGCCTGACCAGCCCGGCCAGCCTCGCGCCGCAGTGGGATTGA
- a CDS encoding DUF1003 domain-containing protein → MPTATPLPSPAEPSAAAVPVDHLRFHKRHAHLAPTFGTDAFALKAEAFARFFGTPAFLGAQTFLVLLWVGANLSGLVSFDLYPFILLNLAFSLQSAYAAPLILLAQTRQAARDKASADADAEHREALATANEERMARAAQNTAQMLELLEQNTRLTEMTKVLTERVEALTADMHKHFVKRDGHV, encoded by the coding sequence ATGCCCACTGCCACGCCTCTCCCTTCGCCCGCCGAACCGAGCGCTGCCGCTGTGCCGGTCGATCATCTGCGCTTTCACAAACGCCACGCGCACCTGGCGCCGACCTTTGGCACTGACGCTTTCGCCCTCAAGGCCGAGGCGTTTGCGCGCTTCTTCGGTACCCCTGCCTTTCTCGGCGCACAGACGTTTCTGGTGCTGCTGTGGGTGGGCGCAAACCTGAGCGGGCTGGTGTCGTTCGATCTTTACCCGTTCATCCTGCTGAATCTGGCGTTCAGCCTGCAATCGGCTTACGCCGCGCCGTTGATTCTATTGGCGCAAACACGGCAGGCTGCCCGCGACAAAGCCAGCGCCGATGCCGACGCGGAGCATCGAGAGGCGCTGGCGACGGCCAACGAAGAACGCATGGCCCGCGCGGCGCAAAACACGGCGCAGATGCTGGAACTGCTGGAACAGAACACCCGCCTCACCGAAATGACCAAAGTGCTGACCGAGCGCGTGGAAGCGCTGACGGCAGACATGCATAAGCATTTCGTAAAACGCGATGGACATGTTTGA
- a CDS encoding organic hydroperoxide resistance protein codes for MEALYTAVATATGGRDGRAVSDNKILDVKLATPKELGGAGGEATNPEQLFAAGYSACFIGALKFVAGQSKKTIPADASITAHVGIGQIPGGFGLDIDLHISLPGLEQAEAQALVDAAHQVCPYSNATRGNVDVRLHVTV; via the coding sequence ATGGAAGCTCTCTACACTGCAGTCGCAACCGCAACCGGTGGCCGTGATGGCCGCGCTGTTTCCGACAACAAAATCCTCGACGTCAAACTGGCCACCCCGAAAGAACTGGGCGGCGCTGGCGGCGAAGCAACCAACCCTGAGCAATTGTTCGCTGCCGGTTACTCCGCCTGCTTCATCGGCGCACTGAAATTTGTCGCCGGTCAGAGCAAGAAAACCATCCCGGCTGACGCCTCGATCACGGCTCACGTCGGCATCGGCCAGATCCCTGGCGGTTTCGGTCTGGACATCGACCTGCACATCAGCCTGCCGGGCCTTGAACAAGCCGAAGCCCAGGCGCTGGTCGATGCAGCGCACCAGGTCTGCCCTTACTCCAACGCCACACGCGGCAACGTTGATGTCCGTCTGCACGTGACCGTGTAA
- a CDS encoding ABC transporter substrate-binding protein: MKFAHLMTTTLLLLAANAAVAETTLRIGIQDDPDMLDPHRSRTYSGRLVYTALCDKLVDVNPDLTYAPQLATAWNWSEDGKTLTMTLRDGVTFHDGEVFDAAAVKFNLDRARTLPDSLRKSELASVESVEVIDAKTVAIKVKQPDATLISQLSDRAGMMLAPKASATDVASKPVCSGPYKFVQRVQQDRIVLERFDNYWNKQAYHFDKVIFLPIPDTSVRLANLRSGDLDIIERVAPTDVKTAKADSHVQVFSTPGLGYMQLMYNTNNGDKANTPMGKDKRVRKAFELAIDRDAINQVVFEGLYAPSAQPFPKNSPYYDKDLPVPTRDVEASKKLLAEAGVKTPLSVELKVANNPIAQQVGQIIQAMAEEAGFKVNLIATEYATLLSEQQAGNFQIGMSAWSGRPDPDGDIHQFVTCKGGQNDGHFCDPKLDELLNKARTVNDQAQRQAIYFEALRLLAEDVPTSYLYFDPRIIAMRSNITGFVPNPDGLIRLTNVAFK, from the coding sequence ATGAAATTCGCCCACCTGATGACAACCACGTTGTTGCTGCTCGCTGCGAATGCGGCTGTTGCCGAAACCACCCTGCGCATCGGCATTCAGGACGACCCTGACATGCTGGACCCGCACCGCTCGCGTACCTACTCGGGGCGTCTGGTCTACACCGCGCTGTGCGACAAGCTGGTCGACGTCAACCCGGACCTGACCTACGCGCCGCAACTGGCCACCGCCTGGAACTGGAGCGAGGACGGCAAGACGCTGACCATGACCCTGCGCGACGGCGTGACCTTCCACGACGGCGAGGTGTTTGACGCCGCCGCCGTGAAGTTCAACCTCGACCGCGCGCGCACCCTGCCCGACTCCCTGCGCAAGAGCGAACTGGCCTCGGTGGAAAGCGTTGAGGTGATCGATGCGAAGACCGTGGCGATCAAGGTCAAGCAGCCCGACGCGACGCTGATCTCGCAATTGTCGGACCGCGCCGGGATGATGCTCGCGCCCAAGGCTTCGGCCACCGACGTCGCCTCAAAACCGGTGTGTTCCGGGCCGTACAAATTCGTTCAGCGGGTGCAGCAGGACCGCATCGTGTTGGAGCGCTTCGACAATTACTGGAACAAGCAGGCGTACCACTTCGACAAGGTGATTTTCCTGCCGATTCCGGATACCTCGGTGCGCCTGGCGAACCTGCGTTCCGGCGACCTGGACATCATCGAGCGTGTCGCGCCCACCGACGTGAAGACCGCCAAGGCCGACAGTCACGTGCAGGTGTTCAGTACGCCGGGCCTGGGCTACATGCAGCTGATGTACAACACCAACAACGGCGACAAGGCCAACACCCCGATGGGCAAGGACAAGCGCGTGCGCAAGGCCTTCGAGCTGGCGATCGACCGTGACGCGATCAATCAGGTGGTGTTCGAGGGTCTGTACGCACCGAGCGCCCAGCCGTTCCCGAAAAACAGCCCGTATTACGACAAGGATTTGCCGGTTCCGACCCGCGACGTCGAAGCCAGCAAAAAACTGCTCGCCGAAGCCGGGGTGAAGACGCCCCTCAGCGTCGAGCTGAAAGTGGCCAACAACCCCATCGCGCAGCAGGTCGGCCAGATCATTCAGGCGATGGCGGAAGAAGCCGGTTTCAAAGTCAATCTGATTGCCACCGAATACGCCACGCTGCTCAGCGAGCAACAGGCCGGCAACTTCCAGATCGGCATGAGCGCCTGGTCGGGGCGCCCTGATCCGGATGGCGACATTCATCAGTTCGTAACCTGCAAAGGCGGCCAGAACGACGGGCATTTCTGTGACCCGAAACTCGACGAGCTGCTGAACAAGGCGCGCACCGTGAACGATCAGGCCCAGCGCCAGGCCATCTATTTCGAGGCCCTGCGCCTGCTC
- a CDS encoding ABC transporter ATP-binding protein, producing the protein MSLSGQPIVDAGSADSALEKPILESIAVSKHFHSEAGLFQRKKPPVQAVNEVSLAVRRGETLALVGESGSGKSTLGRVLLNLLKPTAGDVIYEGRNLGNLPADKLRQVRRDLQIIFQDPFASLNPRMSVESIIGEPIWLHRDDSRSARQDKVAELLRTVGLAPEHGSRFPHEFSGGQRQRIGIARALASEPRLILGDEPVSALDVSVQAQVVNLLEDLKHRFGLTLLIVAHGLAVIRHMSDRVAVMYLGEIVELAPVNALFETPFHPYTQALMAAVPVSHPDLRRPRPLLGGDMPSPSKPPAGCRFHTRCPHAKPLCREVKPLFETVEPERQVACHYWREIANAGAGSLIVPTPSAAYSQRLNLFKSHQALSLESQP; encoded by the coding sequence ATGAGCCTGTCCGGACAACCCATCGTCGATGCCGGGAGTGCTGATTCGGCCCTCGAAAAGCCGATTCTGGAAAGCATCGCGGTGAGCAAGCATTTTCACAGTGAAGCCGGTCTGTTCCAGCGCAAAAAGCCGCCGGTGCAGGCGGTCAATGAGGTGTCCCTGGCCGTGCGCCGGGGCGAAACCCTGGCGCTGGTGGGTGAGTCCGGCTCGGGTAAATCGACTCTGGGCCGGGTGCTGCTCAACCTGCTCAAACCGACGGCGGGCGACGTTATTTATGAGGGCCGCAACCTGGGCAATCTGCCCGCCGACAAGCTGCGTCAGGTGCGCCGGGATCTGCAGATCATCTTCCAGGACCCGTTCGCCTCGCTGAACCCGCGCATGAGTGTCGAATCGATCATCGGCGAGCCGATCTGGCTGCACCGCGACGACAGCCGCAGCGCGCGCCAGGACAAGGTCGCCGAACTGCTGCGCACGGTGGGTCTGGCGCCGGAGCACGGCAGCCGCTTCCCCCATGAGTTTTCCGGCGGCCAGCGTCAGCGCATCGGCATCGCCCGCGCGCTGGCGTCGGAGCCACGGCTGATCCTCGGCGACGAACCGGTGTCGGCGCTGGACGTCTCGGTGCAGGCGCAGGTCGTTAATTTGCTGGAAGACCTCAAGCACCGGTTCGGCCTGACCCTGCTGATCGTCGCCCACGGCCTCGCGGTGATCCGCCACATGAGCGACCGCGTGGCGGTGATGTACCTCGGCGAGATCGTCGAACTGGCGCCGGTCAACGCGCTGTTCGAGACGCCCTTTCATCCTTATACGCAAGCGCTGATGGCCGCCGTGCCGGTCAGCCACCCGGACCTGCGCCGCCCGCGGCCGCTGCTTGGCGGTGACATGCCAAGCCCGAGCAAGCCGCCGGCCGGTTGCCGCTTTCACACCCGTTGCCCCCACGCCAAGCCGCTGTGCCGCGAAGTGAAGCCGCTTTTCGAAACCGTTGAGCCCGAGCGTCAGGTGGCCTGCCACTACTGGCGCGAAATCGCCAATGCCGGCGCCGGTTCGCTGATCGTGCCCACGCCCAGCGCCGCCTACAGCCAACGCCTGAACCTGTTCAAAAGCCATCAAGCCCTTTCTCTGGAGAGTCAGCCATGA
- a CDS encoding alpha/beta hydrolase, producing the protein MNTFGKILAGSLLALSVGNAFAATDTGVEHNTQAFLDALNSGSGKPIEQLSPKDARAVLTGAQAGVKLTLPKADVSQKTLSVDGQNISLTIVRPAGVKGTLPVFMYFHGGGWVLGDYPTHERLVRDLVEGSGAVAVFVNYTPSPEAHYPTAINQAYAATKWVAEHGKEINVDGKRLAVAGNSVGGNMAAVVSLMAKDKGTPAIRYQVLLWPVTDANFDTGSYDQFAEGHFLTRNMMKWFWDNYTTDPKQRAEIYASPLRATTEQLKGLPPALVQTAGADVLRDEGEAYARKLDQAGVPVTAVRYNGMIHDYGLLNVVSQVPEVRSALLQASQELKVHLK; encoded by the coding sequence ATGAACACGTTTGGCAAGATTCTGGCTGGCTCGCTCCTCGCACTGTCCGTCGGCAACGCTTTCGCGGCGACCGACACGGGCGTCGAGCACAACACGCAGGCTTTTCTGGACGCGCTGAATTCGGGAAGCGGCAAGCCGATCGAACAGCTTTCGCCCAAAGATGCCCGTGCTGTCCTGACCGGTGCCCAGGCCGGGGTCAAGCTGACCCTGCCCAAGGCCGATGTCAGCCAGAAGACCCTCTCGGTGGACGGCCAGAACATCAGCCTGACGATCGTTCGTCCGGCGGGCGTCAAGGGCACCTTGCCCGTGTTCATGTACTTCCACGGCGGCGGCTGGGTGCTCGGCGATTACCCGACCCACGAACGTCTGGTGCGGGATCTGGTAGAAGGTTCGGGGGCCGTGGCGGTGTTCGTCAACTACACGCCTTCACCTGAAGCGCACTACCCGACGGCGATCAACCAGGCCTATGCGGCGACCAAGTGGGTCGCCGAGCATGGCAAGGAAATCAACGTCGACGGCAAGCGTCTCGCGGTGGCCGGCAACAGCGTCGGCGGCAACATGGCTGCGGTCGTCAGCCTGATGGCCAAAGACAAAGGCACCCCGGCCATCCGTTACCAGGTGCTGTTGTGGCCGGTGACTGACGCCAACTTCGATACCGGTTCGTACGATCAGTTTGCCGAGGGTCACTTCCTCACCCGCAACATGATGAAGTGGTTCTGGGACAACTACACCACTGACCCGAAACAGCGCGCCGAGATCTATGCCTCGCCGCTCCGGGCCACGACCGAACAGTTGAAAGGTCTGCCGCCTGCCCTGGTGCAGACGGCAGGTGCTGACGTGCTGCGCGATGAAGGTGAAGCCTACGCTCGCAAGCTGGACCAGGCCGGTGTGCCGGTGACGGCGGTGCGTTACAACGGCATGATCCACGATTACGGGCTGTTGAACGTCGTTAGCCAGGTGCCGGAAGTGCGCTCGGCACTGCTGCAGGCTTCCCAAGAGCTGAAGGTTCATTTGAAGTAA
- a CDS encoding FadR/GntR family transcriptional regulator → MDSIDTDATHDTSSKMALDALRQMVAQQAAFPQRPLPTERDLAVDFGVSRRAIRRALAVLEAEGHIWRRQGKGTFVGPTPPSAAMSFAKLSSRTNFSEVMEARIYLEPALASLAALRASGEQMAILRRLAERTTHQQHASEPDAEGIELWDSALHRGIAEAAGNRLMLDIFEMLDAIRLDPAWRDLRQRARNTDRLSTYSHDHHDIVGAIESRDPAKAATAMRGHLRALQQALDHVIQQDLEASV, encoded by the coding sequence ATGGACAGCATCGACACCGACGCAACCCACGACACTTCGTCCAAGATGGCCCTCGACGCGCTGCGCCAGATGGTCGCGCAGCAGGCGGCCTTTCCGCAGCGGCCGTTGCCGACCGAGCGCGACCTGGCGGTGGATTTCGGCGTCAGTCGCCGGGCCATTCGCCGCGCGCTGGCGGTGCTTGAAGCCGAGGGGCACATCTGGCGGCGGCAGGGCAAAGGCACTTTCGTCGGCCCTACCCCGCCGAGCGCGGCGATGAGCTTTGCCAAGCTGTCGAGCCGGACCAATTTCAGCGAGGTCATGGAAGCGCGCATCTATCTGGAACCCGCACTCGCTTCACTGGCGGCCCTGCGCGCCAGCGGCGAACAGATGGCGATCCTGCGCCGGCTCGCCGAGCGCACCACCCATCAGCAACACGCCAGCGAACCCGACGCCGAAGGCATCGAGCTGTGGGACAGCGCACTGCATCGCGGCATCGCCGAAGCGGCGGGCAACCGCCTGATGCTCGATATTTTCGAAATGCTCGACGCCATTCGTCTTGACCCGGCGTGGCGCGACCTGCGCCAACGCGCCCGCAACACCGACCGCCTGAGCACTTACAGCCACGATCACCACGACATCGTCGGCGCCATCGAAAGCCGCGATCCGGCCAAGGCTGCCACCGCCATGCGCGGTCACCTGCGTGCGCTGCAACAGGCGCTCGATCACGTCATTCAGCAAGACCTTGAGGCCAGCGTATGA
- a CDS encoding MarR family winged helix-turn-helix transcriptional regulator, protein MNDNEPTHKAGAGSCDALLLDNQLCFALYSTSLMMTKVYKPLLQELNLTYPQYLAMMVLWERDGLTVGEVSTRLLTDPGSLTPLLKRLEAEGLIRRTRSKEDERVVLLTLTEQGKALHTKAQSVPQCILAASGINLEQLKSLQKDLLALRGNLHESL, encoded by the coding sequence ATGAACGACAACGAGCCCACCCACAAGGCTGGCGCTGGCAGCTGCGACGCGTTGCTGCTGGATAACCAGCTGTGTTTCGCCCTGTACTCGACGTCGCTGATGATGACCAAGGTGTACAAGCCGCTGCTTCAGGAACTGAATCTGACCTACCCGCAATACCTGGCGATGATGGTGCTGTGGGAACGCGACGGGCTCACCGTCGGGGAAGTCAGCACCCGCCTGCTGACCGATCCGGGCTCGCTGACGCCGCTGCTCAAGCGGCTGGAAGCTGAAGGCCTGATCCGCCGGACCCGCAGCAAGGAAGATGAACGCGTTGTGCTGCTGACCCTGACCGAGCAAGGCAAGGCGCTGCATACCAAGGCCCAGAGCGTGCCGCAATGCATTCTGGCCGCCAGCGGCATTAACCTTGAGCAGCTCAAATCGCTGCAGAAAGACCTGCTCGCCCTGCGTGGAAATCTGCACGAAAGCCTCTGA
- a CDS encoding ABC transporter ATP-binding protein has protein sequence MSASPANTPSVLSVSDLTVRFKDAPANVVDGVSFAIQPGKTLAIVGESGCGKSVTSMALMGLLPDTATVQASASNLLGEPLLGMSDERLLDVRGNRMAMIFQEPMTSLNPVFTIGDQIAESVIRHQGLSASAARQRALEMLEKVRVPDALQRLDAYPHELSGGMRQRAMIAMALANDPALIIADEPTTALDVTIQAQILSLVASLQAETGTSMMLITHDLGVVAEVADEVIVMYAGRVVESGSVKTLFDDPQHPYTIGLMGSMPSVGPREGRLATINGRVPTPAEMPSGCRFASRCPFVIAACREARPPLLEVSAGHFAACIRVPLEQHLGVSA, from the coding sequence ATGAGTGCTTCACCCGCGAACACCCCATCGGTATTGAGCGTCAGCGACCTCACCGTGCGCTTCAAGGATGCCCCGGCCAATGTCGTCGACGGCGTGTCGTTCGCCATTCAGCCGGGCAAGACCCTGGCCATCGTTGGCGAGTCCGGCTGCGGCAAAAGCGTGACGTCCATGGCGTTGATGGGTTTGCTGCCCGACACCGCGACGGTGCAGGCCAGCGCCTCGAACCTGCTGGGCGAACCCTTGCTCGGTATGTCCGACGAGCGCCTGCTGGACGTGCGCGGCAATCGCATGGCGATGATCTTTCAGGAGCCCATGACCTCGCTGAATCCGGTGTTCACTATTGGCGATCAGATTGCCGAGAGCGTGATTCGCCATCAGGGCCTGTCGGCCAGCGCCGCCCGCCAGCGCGCGCTGGAAATGCTGGAAAAGGTCCGCGTGCCAGACGCCCTTCAGCGCCTTGATGCTTACCCCCACGAGCTGTCCGGCGGCATGCGTCAGCGCGCGATGATCGCCATGGCGCTGGCCAACGACCCTGCGCTGATCATCGCCGACGAACCCACCACCGCCCTGGATGTGACCATTCAGGCGCAGATTCTTTCGCTGGTCGCCAGCCTCCAGGCCGAAACCGGCACCTCGATGATGCTCATCACTCACGACCTCGGCGTGGTCGCCGAAGTGGCCGACGAGGTCATCGTGATGTACGCCGGCCGCGTCGTCGAAAGCGGTTCGGTGAAAACCCTGTTCGATGATCCGCAGCACCCTTACACCATTGGCCTGATGGGCTCGATGCCCTCGGTCGGCCCTCGCGAAGGGCGCCTGGCGACGATCAACGGACGCGTCCCGACGCCGGCTGAAATGCCCAGCGGTTGCCGCTTTGCCAGCCGTTGCCCGTTCGTCATCGCCGCCTGCCGCGAAGCCCGTCCGCCGTTGCTGGAAGTCTCCGCCGGGCATTTCGCCGCGTGCATTCGTGTGCCACTTGAACAGCATCTGGGAGTCAGCGCATGA
- a CDS encoding elongation factor P, which translates to MKTGKELKPGTVIKLEGDPWLVQKAEFTKSGRNSAIMKTKLKNLLTGYKTEIVYSADDKLDDVILDRKEATLSFISGDTYTFMDTTDYTMYELNAEDIEAVLPFVEEGMTDVCEAIFFEERLVSVELPTTIVRVVDYTEGSARGDTSGKVMKPAKLANGTELQVADFIEIGDKIEIDTREGGSYKGRAK; encoded by the coding sequence ATGAAAACTGGTAAAGAGCTCAAACCCGGTACCGTGATCAAGCTGGAAGGCGATCCTTGGCTGGTTCAGAAAGCTGAATTCACCAAGTCGGGCCGTAACAGCGCGATCATGAAGACCAAGCTGAAGAACCTGCTGACCGGCTACAAGACTGAAATCGTCTACAGCGCCGACGACAAGCTGGACGACGTGATCCTGGACCGTAAAGAGGCCACGCTGTCTTTCATCAGCGGCGACACTTACACGTTCATGGACACCACCGACTACACCATGTACGAGCTGAACGCTGAAGACATCGAAGCCGTTCTGCCCTTCGTTGAAGAAGGCATGACCGACGTCTGCGAAGCGATCTTCTTCGAAGAGCGTCTGGTTTCCGTAGAGCTGCCGACCACCATCGTGCGCGTCGTTGACTACACCGAAGGTTCGGCGCGTGGCGACACGTCGGGCAAGGTCATGAAGCCGGCCAAACTGGCCAACGGCACCGAACTGCAGGTGGCTGACTTCATCGAAATCGGTGACAAGATCGAAATCGACACCCGTGAAGGCGGTTCCTACAAAGGCCGTGCCAAATAA
- a CDS encoding sulfite exporter TauE/SafE family protein — MGTLGGLFGIGGGLVAIPALGVLFGLDQQLAQGTALLMVLPNVLLALWRYNQRNRVSVRHALMLIVPSFTMSWLTSLWAVRVDPQSMRLGFVGFLIVLTLFNLIQMVWRKGTVGAELRHTQWLWLLGLGSGVTAGLFGVGGGVIATPILTGLFGATQVAAQGLALALAAPSTAITLATYALHGHVDWLMGIPLAIGGLASISWGVALAHSLPERVLRSLFCGFLVICAIMLCFKL, encoded by the coding sequence ATGGGCACGCTGGGCGGACTGTTCGGCATTGGCGGCGGGCTGGTTGCCATTCCGGCGCTGGGCGTGTTGTTCGGGCTCGACCAGCAACTGGCCCAGGGCACGGCGTTATTGATGGTGCTACCCAACGTGCTGCTGGCGCTGTGGCGTTATAACCAGCGCAATCGGGTGTCGGTGCGTCATGCGCTGATGCTCATCGTGCCCAGTTTCACGATGTCCTGGCTGACCTCACTGTGGGCGGTGCGCGTCGACCCGCAAAGCATGCGCCTGGGCTTCGTCGGCTTTCTCATCGTGCTGACGCTGTTCAACCTGATCCAGATGGTCTGGCGCAAAGGCACGGTAGGCGCCGAGCTGCGCCACACCCAATGGTTGTGGCTACTGGGCCTGGGCTCGGGCGTCACCGCCGGGCTGTTCGGCGTCGGCGGCGGGGTGATCGCGACGCCCATTCTGACCGGCCTGTTCGGCGCGACCCAGGTGGCGGCCCAGGGCCTTGCGCTGGCACTGGCGGCGCCGAGCACGGCGATCACCCTGGCGACCTACGCCTTGCACGGTCACGTCGACTGGCTGATGGGCATTCCCCTGGCCATCGGCGGGCTGGCCAGCATCAGTTGGGGCGTCGCCCTGGCGCACAGTTTGCCGGAGCGCGTGTTGCGCTCGCTGTTCTGCGGCTTTCTGGTGATCTGCGCGATCATGCTGTGCTTCAAGCTGTGA